From the Halalkalicoccus sp. CGA53 genome, one window contains:
- a CDS encoding DUF7471 family protein, protein MEGLTSALVGTPIEYLVVVFLETALSLIIVTGVGLLYLRRRSLPYLFVLIAFSTLLVRSALGLASLFDPVALDAGGFTLYNTVEHGLDVVLIGALLVAVYIARGERGGGTP, encoded by the coding sequence ATGGAGGGGCTCACATCGGCGCTCGTGGGGACCCCGATCGAGTACCTCGTCGTCGTCTTCCTCGAGACCGCTCTCTCGTTGATAATCGTGACCGGGGTAGGGCTGCTGTACCTGCGTCGGCGCTCGCTCCCGTATCTGTTCGTCCTGATCGCGTTCTCGACGCTCCTGGTCAGGAGCGCCCTCGGTCTCGCATCGCTGTTCGATCCCGTGGCACTGGACGCAGGCGGGTTCACGCTGTACAACACCGTCGAGCACGGACTCGACGTGGTGCTCATCGGCGCGTTGCTCGTCGCCGTCTACATCGCACGTGGCGAGCGCGGCGGAGGAACCCCGTGA
- a CDS encoding rhomboid family intramembrane serine protease produces the protein MRPPRSPSLETLGIIAAVFAVQQAVALMGIGPELFALAAPLEHRPWTLVTSVYAHAGPTHLLANALGLAVLGLLVERASNRSRFHVFVLLTGLLAGLAEVLFGLLVGYPRMVLGISGAVFALMGYVVAGNPLADSIMGRFRPTRRQQLLIVVVLGGLVTLFTASGGVALVAHFTGFALGLVGGRQRVLRAH, from the coding sequence ATGCGACCCCCGCGCAGCCCCTCCCTCGAAACGCTCGGGATCATCGCCGCCGTCTTCGCCGTCCAGCAAGCGGTCGCGCTGATGGGGATCGGACCCGAGCTGTTCGCGCTCGCCGCCCCGCTCGAACACCGGCCCTGGACCCTGGTGACGAGCGTCTACGCCCACGCCGGACCCACCCACCTGCTCGCGAACGCGCTCGGTCTCGCGGTGCTCGGCCTGCTCGTCGAGCGCGCGTCGAACCGCTCGCGGTTTCACGTCTTCGTCCTCCTCACGGGGCTGCTCGCCGGGCTCGCGGAGGTCCTCTTCGGACTGCTCGTCGGCTACCCCCGGATGGTGCTCGGCATCAGCGGCGCGGTGTTCGCGCTGATGGGCTACGTCGTCGCGGGCAATCCGCTCGCCGACTCGATCATGGGCCGGTTCCGACCGACGCGCAGACAGCAGCTGCTGATCGTCGTCGTCCTCGGCGGGCTGGTCACGCTGTTCACCGCCTCGGGGGGCGTCGCGCTCGTCGCCCACTTCACCGGCTTCGCGCTCGGCCTGGTCGGTGGTCGCCAGCGCGTGCTCCGGGCGCACTGA
- the tuf gene encoding translation elongation factor EF-1 subunit alpha — MAKKPHQNLAIIGHVDHGKSTLVGRLLFETGSVPEHVIEQHRAEAEEKGKGGFEFAYVMDNLAEERERGVTIDIAHQEFDTDNYYFTIVDCPGHRDFVKNMITGASQADNAVLVVAADDGVQPQTQEHVFLARTLGINELIVAVNKMDVVDYGEAEFKGVVDEVSKLLKQVNFPVDDAGFIPISAFEGDNISEHSENTDWYDGRTILEALDDLEEPQPPSDAPLRLPIQDVYTISGIGTVPVGRIETGQLKPGMNVSFQPSDVGGEVKTVEMHHEEVPEANPGDNVGFNVRGIGKDDIRRGDVCGPADDPPTVAETFTAQIVVMQHPSVLTAGYTPVFHAHTAQVACTFESIDQKIDPASGEVKEENPDFIQSGDAAVVTVRPQKPLSIEPSSEIPELGSFAVRDMGQTIAAGRVLEVNEK; from the coding sequence ATGGCGAAAAAACCACACCAGAACCTGGCCATCATCGGCCACGTCGACCACGGCAAGAGCACGCTCGTCGGGCGACTCCTCTTCGAGACGGGGTCCGTACCGGAGCACGTCATCGAACAGCACCGAGCGGAAGCCGAGGAGAAGGGCAAGGGCGGATTCGAGTTCGCCTACGTGATGGATAACCTCGCCGAGGAGCGAGAGCGCGGGGTCACCATCGACATCGCCCACCAGGAGTTCGACACGGACAACTACTACTTCACGATCGTCGACTGTCCCGGCCACCGGGACTTCGTGAAGAACATGATCACGGGCGCGAGCCAGGCGGACAACGCGGTGCTCGTCGTCGCGGCCGACGACGGCGTCCAGCCCCAGACCCAGGAGCACGTCTTCCTCGCGCGCACCCTCGGGATCAACGAGCTGATCGTCGCGGTCAACAAGATGGACGTCGTCGACTACGGCGAGGCGGAGTTCAAGGGCGTCGTCGACGAGGTCTCGAAGCTGCTGAAGCAGGTGAACTTCCCGGTCGACGACGCCGGATTCATCCCGATCTCGGCGTTCGAGGGCGACAACATCTCCGAGCACTCGGAGAACACTGACTGGTACGACGGCCGGACGATCCTCGAGGCGCTCGACGACCTCGAAGAGCCCCAGCCGCCGTCAGACGCCCCGCTTCGCCTGCCGATCCAGGACGTCTACACGATCTCCGGCATCGGGACGGTTCCCGTGGGCCGAATCGAGACGGGCCAGCTCAAACCCGGCATGAACGTCTCGTTCCAGCCGAGCGACGTCGGCGGCGAGGTCAAGACCGTCGAGATGCACCACGAGGAGGTCCCGGAGGCGAACCCCGGCGACAACGTCGGGTTCAACGTCCGCGGCATCGGCAAGGACGACATCCGCCGCGGCGACGTCTGTGGCCCGGCCGACGACCCGCCGACGGTCGCCGAGACGTTCACCGCACAGATCGTCGTCATGCAGCACCCCTCGGTGCTCACCGCCGGTTACACGCCGGTCTTCCACGCCCACACGGCGCAGGTCGCCTGCACGTTCGAGTCGATCGACCAGAAGATCGATCCGGCGAGCGGGGAAGTCAAAGAGGAGAACCCGGACTTCATCCAGTCCGGCGACGCCGCGGTCGTCACCGTCCGCCCACAGAAGCCGCTGTCGATCGAGCCGTCGAGCGAGATCCCCGAGCTCGGGAGCTTCGCGGTGCGCGACATGGGCCAGACGATCGCCGCCGGCCGCGTGCTCGAGGTCAACGAGAAATAG
- a CDS encoding NAD(P)-dependent oxidoreductase, with the protein MSGETIGFVGLGIMGLPMAKNLLEAGYDVVGHNRSQEPVEELLDHGGEAAETPQEATERADVLITCLPDSEVVSELMHADEGILAGVSEGTTVIDMSTISPTVTEELAEEVAERGGAMLDAPISGGEEGAIEGTLSIMVGGEGEVLDANYEILEAMGGTITHCGPSGAGQVTKACNQIVVANTMQAVSEALVFAEKAGADLEAVVDAISGGAAGCWALDNRAPTMIRGEFDPGFFASYQYKDLRIATDAGEAFGSPMPITEVTHEMYKAMEENGMGRDDNSGVMQIVEMLAGTEARIED; encoded by the coding sequence CGGACTCGGGATCATGGGACTGCCGATGGCGAAGAACCTGCTGGAGGCGGGCTACGACGTCGTCGGTCACAACCGCTCGCAGGAACCGGTCGAGGAACTCCTCGACCACGGCGGTGAGGCAGCCGAGACACCCCAGGAAGCTACGGAGCGCGCGGACGTGCTCATCACCTGCTTACCTGACTCCGAGGTGGTCTCGGAGCTGATGCACGCGGACGAGGGGATCCTCGCCGGGGTGAGCGAAGGAACGACGGTGATCGACATGTCGACGATATCGCCGACGGTCACCGAAGAGCTCGCCGAGGAGGTCGCAGAACGGGGAGGTGCGATGCTCGACGCGCCGATCAGCGGCGGCGAGGAGGGTGCGATCGAGGGGACGCTCTCGATCATGGTCGGCGGCGAGGGAGAGGTGCTCGACGCCAACTACGAGATCCTGGAGGCGATGGGTGGGACGATCACCCACTGCGGGCCGAGCGGTGCGGGCCAGGTCACCAAAGCCTGCAACCAGATCGTCGTCGCGAACACGATGCAGGCGGTGAGCGAGGCGCTCGTCTTCGCGGAGAAAGCCGGTGCGGACCTCGAAGCCGTCGTCGACGCGATCAGCGGCGGTGCGGCCGGCTGCTGGGCGCTCGACAACCGCGCGCCGACCATGATCCGCGGCGAGTTCGACCCCGGCTTCTTCGCCTCGTACCAGTACAAGGACCTCCGGATCGCCACCGACGCGGGCGAGGCGTTCGGCTCGCCGATGCCGATCACCGAGGTGACCCACGAGATGTACAAGGCGATGGAGGAGAACGGGATGGGTCGCGACGACAACTCCGGCGTGATGCAGATCGTCGAGATGCTCGCCGGGACAGAAGCGCGGATCGAGGACTGA
- a CDS encoding winged helix-turn-helix transcriptional regulator: MSGDPRIELTGLVHRNPGIHFNALVRELGVSPERVDRYVRDHLEYDTIVRESVYGQTHYYPPKFDAWERTALAMLRRETSRDIIVYLLEHGESSPSEILETVGIARSTLSWHLDRLTEQDIVEKRRDGNRIWLDISRPDDLEPLLGEVRPLLPERLLDRAERLIDTLFEDVG; encoded by the coding sequence GTGAGCGGGGACCCGCGGATCGAACTCACGGGGCTCGTCCACCGCAACCCAGGAATCCACTTCAACGCCCTGGTCCGCGAACTCGGCGTCTCGCCCGAGCGGGTCGACCGCTACGTGCGCGATCACCTCGAGTACGACACGATCGTCCGCGAGTCCGTGTACGGACAGACCCACTACTACCCACCGAAGTTCGACGCCTGGGAGCGGACCGCGCTCGCGATGTTGCGGCGAGAGACCTCCCGGGATATCATCGTCTACCTCCTCGAACACGGCGAGTCCTCCCCGTCCGAGATACTCGAGACGGTCGGCATCGCCCGGAGTACCCTCTCGTGGCATCTCGACCGCCTCACCGAACAGGATATCGTCGAGAAGCGCCGCGACGGAAACCGCATCTGGCTCGACATCTCGCGGCCTGACGACCTCGAACCGTTGCTGGGTGAGGTTCGACCGCTCCTCCCGGAACGGCTGCTCGACCGTGCCGAGCGGCTCATCGACACCCTGTTCGAGGACGTCGGCTGA
- the rpsJ gene encoding 30S ribosomal protein S10 has protein sequence MQQARVRLAGTNPGDLDTICGDVREIADKTGVSVSGPIPLPTKTLNVPARKSPDGEGTATWEHWEMRVHKRLVDLDADERALRQLMRIQVPNDVSIEIVLED, from the coding sequence ATGCAGCAAGCACGCGTCAGGCTCGCGGGGACGAACCCGGGTGACCTGGATACGATCTGCGGCGACGTCCGCGAGATCGCCGACAAAACTGGGGTAAGCGTCTCGGGGCCGATCCCGCTGCCGACGAAGACGCTCAACGTCCCGGCCCGCAAGTCGCCCGACGGCGAGGGCACCGCGACCTGGGAGCACTGGGAGATGCGTGTCCACAAGCGCCTGGTCGACCTCGACGCCGACGAGCGTGCGCTGCGCCAGCTCATGCGCATACAGGTCCCGAACGACGTCTCGATCGAGATCGTCCTCGAGGACTGA